CGATGAGACATGCGCTGTCACACGCTGACCATCAACCAATAAATCCAGGCGTCCGTTCGCGGCGCGGAGAATTTGCACATTGACCGTCTTCCCGTCGATCATGGCAACAAAATTTTCGCCGGATGGGTTAAGTTCGATGGTTTGGGAGTCGAAGGTTGTTTTCATGGTTAATTACGATAATTCCCCGTTTGCTTCCACGGGTTGAAGGGATCGGTCTCATTCGAAACGGCAGGTTGTGTCTTCCCGCCAACGAAGACCACATCTGCCAGTGCGGCGGCGATCAGGACGTGCAGTTCAGGTTGCGGCACGCTCCACCCGCCGAATTTCGATTCGACCCAGCGCGTTGAGACTTTGCCCTGCTTGAAATCGTCTGTTTCCAAAACGGCGCGCATGTAATCAATGTTCGTCACCACGCCGTGGACGATGAAATCGTTGAGGGCGTTCTTCATGCGTTTGATGGCATCTTCACGGCTGCCTGCATGGACGATGAGTTTTGCAAGGAGCGGGTCGTAGAAGTGAGTGACTTCATCGCCAGTAGCAAAGCCGGAATCGACGCGAATGCCGGGACCATGCGGTGGGATGAATTGCAAAAGCCTGCCGGTGCTGGGTAAAAATCCGGTCGATGGGTCTTCGGCGTAGACACGGCATTCGATGGCGTGCCCGTGTTGATGAAGGTCGCTTTGGGCGAAGGGGAATTTCTCTCCCGCCGCGATGCGGATCTGCCAGTGGACGAGGTCGAGCCCGGTCACAAGTTCGGTGACGGGATGTTCAACTTGCAGGCGGGTGTTCATTTCGAGAAAGAAGAAAGATGAAAGATTTGGGTCGAAGATGAATTCTACGGTTCCAGCATTGTAATAGCCTACCGCCCTTGCGGCGTTGACTGCAGCTTGTCCCATTTGTTCTCGAAGCTCAGGAGTGAGCAGGGGAGAAGGAGATTCCTCGATGATTTTTTGGTGGCGTCTCTGCACGGAGCATTCACGTTCGAAGAGATGAACGAAGTTGCCGTGTTTATCGCCGAAGACTTGAACTTCGATGTGGTGCGCTTCGGCGAGATATTTTTCGATGAGCAGGCGTTCATCCCCGAAAGCGTTGAGCGCTTCGCGTTCAGCGAGTTCGATGGCTTCTTTCAACTCGCTTTCAGTATTGACCACGCGCATTCCCCTGCCGCCTCCGCCCGCCGCGGCTTTAATAAGAACGGGATAGCCAATTTTCTTTGCGGCTTTCTTGAAATCGTCGTAACTATCCAAGCCTTCATTGCCGGGGACGGTGGGCACCCCTGACTTCTTCATCAGGGTCTTCGATTCGGCTTTATCGCCCATCGCGCGGATCGAATCGGCTGAGGGACCGATATATGTCAGATTCGCTGATTCAACGGCGGCGGCGAAAGAGGCGTTCTCTGAGAGAAAGCCATAGCCCGGGTGGATGGCATCGGCTTGGGAGTCGCGCGCGGCTTGGATCAAGACATCCACATTCAAATAAGATTCATTGGGCGCAGCATTCCCGATGAAAACGGCTTCGTTTGCAAATTGAACGTGCTGCGCATTTTTATCCGCCTCCGAATAGACGGCGACAGTTTTGATGCCAAGTTCGCGGCAGGCGCGCATGATGCGAATGGCGATCTCGCCGCGGTTGGCGATGAGGAT
This portion of the Anaerolineales bacterium genome encodes:
- the accC gene encoding acetyl-CoA carboxylase biotin carboxylase subunit, giving the protein MFNKILIANRGEIAIRIMRACRELGIKTVAVYSEADKNAQHVQFANEAVFIGNAAPNESYLNVDVLIQAARDSQADAIHPGYGFLSENASFAAAVESANLTYIGPSADSIRAMGDKAESKTLMKKSGVPTVPGNEGLDSYDDFKKAAKKIGYPVLIKAAAGGGGRGMRVVNTESELKEAIELAEREALNAFGDERLLIEKYLAEAHHIEVQVFGDKHGNFVHLFERECSVQRRHQKIIEESPSPLLTPELREQMGQAAVNAARAVGYYNAGTVEFIFDPNLSSFFFLEMNTRLQVEHPVTELVTGLDLVHWQIRIAAGEKFPFAQSDLHQHGHAIECRVYAEDPSTGFLPSTGRLLQFIPPHGPGIRVDSGFATGDEVTHFYDPLLAKLIVHAGSREDAIKRMKNALNDFIVHGVVTNIDYMRAVLETDDFKQGKVSTRWVESKFGGWSVPQPELHVLIAAALADVVFVGGKTQPAVSNETDPFNPWKQTGNYRN